CGAGCTACCACTACAAAGAGTGTGGATTGCAGAATGTATACTTAAAGAATGGCTACCAGTTAGAAGTCATTGATGATGAAGAGTACTTCAGTGTCGATGATGTTCACGGTTTACACAATGCCATTGCGATACAACTTGCCGAAAAACCTACGGCTTTAACTGGCGCTGAGTTTAAATATTTACGAGTGCACTTCAATCACTCCCGCAGAGTTTTAGGAGAACGGCTTGGAGTAGATCAGCAAACTATCGGCCGATGGGAAAAAGAAGAAACCGCTATCCCCAAAACCGTTGATGTCACAATGCGGCTATTACTACTTGAATCATTGAATAAAGATAGCAATATCAGCGAGCTGCTAGTTAATCTGGCGGAGAATGAGGCTAGCGAACTAATGTCAGAAATCATTCTGGAAGAAGTCGACCACCACTGGCTTAAAGCGGTATAAATGTCTTAACAAACCTTTCCGATAGTACTCTACCACTTCTTAATCAATCGTCCCATCAGGTTAGGATGATATGACCAGCAGTGGTCGAACATAGCCATCAATTGCGGATTGCCGTATTTGGACAGGCTGATGGCGTGGAAGCGGTTGTGGCCTTTTTGTAGGCTTTGTACCTGTTCCAGTATGGCTTCAGGTTGTTTCGGTGCGATAAAGTCAGACAGCACCACCATATCGGCGTTGCGGTATTTTCCTTCGCTCATCAGCTCTACAGATTTAATCAGTACAGGATCTAAATCCGTACCACCGTGGAACTGGTAAGAGAGAAAATCGCTCGCTTCGCGCAGGCCGTCCTGACGGGTCAGCTCGTAAGTGATTTGCTCGGTAGAGAATAGAATAACGTAGCAGTCGCGCTCTTCCGCCAGTGCAATTTGCATCAGGGCATAAGCCATCGCCTTGGCACACTGCTCGGGAAAACCGCTCATAGAGCCGGAAGCGTCTACACAGAGAATAAACGGCCCTTTTTCAATATCGGCCTGTCTGTTATCCGGCTTCTGGGATTTTACTTTTCTCAGCTTGCGCGACTTACCCTGCATCTTATAGTTCATCAGACGCTTATCGACTAAGTGTTTGTAAAACACCACTTCCAGTTCCGGATAGGCCAGAAACATGGCTTCATTAGGCAACATACGGTTCAGGTCATCGCTGGCATGAATGCCGACGATATCGTCCGTTGCTTCATCGCTCTTCTCTTCCACCATTTTCAGGTCATCAGCAGGGTTAATCTGCAGGCTTGGATCGCTTACTTCACTGGCCATACGTCCCAGTTTCTCAGCTATCTCCTGCAACTGCTGGTTTTTCTTCAGAAACTCCGCGTAACGCTTGATGGTTTTTACATCACCTTTGGAAAGCTTAGCCGCCGCCATATCCCATAGGCGACCGATACTTCCCGCCTCGCCCGCTTCTGTCACCTTATCCATGCTTTTCATGGTTTCGATACGCTGATACAGATCAGCAAGAAACTTCTCTTTATCCGATTCCAGCGCGGCTATTTCTGCCTGCTTAATGGAGTTAGACAGGCTCTTGTACCACTGTTCGCAAAAGTAGTGAGGGAAGACAGGGTTATGAATACCCTTGTTCCGGGCAAGCAGTTTTTTTGCCCGGCTCTTAAACGGAGAGTGTTCAAGCTGATTAACAATATCGCCGATCTGCTCAAAGAAGGTCTCTTCATCCCAGTGAATGACTTTCTGGTAGAGATTGAGTTCTTTCTGAAACTGCTCGGTTTCACACACGCGGGTAATCCGGCGTTTAACACTGCCGCGCCATTTATTGATATGACCTTTTACCGAGACTTTTAGGGCACGGTTTTCCGGCAGCATCAGTACTTGCGAACGGCCGATAAGATCATTCACGGCGGAATCAATAATGCCTGATTCCGCTACCATTAATGCAAGGTTAAGTCCGTCAGCGCCTAGCATGTGTCACCTTAAGCGAAAAACTGATTCAGATTTTTGATTCTCTGAATAGTTTTTTCGCTGCTCTCCTTCATCTCCTCCAACTGCTCTATTAACGACTGAAGGCTACTTTCCATTTTAGTAGGGATATCTGTATCTATAAATGCGTGCGGCAGGGCGCCGGTAAAGTCTGAACGTACCTTGCGCAGTGAATACTCCGCCTGAGTCAGCAGCGCAAATGCTTCTTTTGCTTTGCTGTTCCACTCTTCGTACTGCTTATCTGACAAGCCCTGACGGGTCACCAGTCCGGCTAAAACCGAACGGTTGGCGATATCTTTTACCACCAGATTATTGCTGGCGTTAAGGTCAAATCGGATACGACACATGCTGGAGTTCTGGTTTACATAACCATAGGCATCACCACCGCCCTCTTTGATCACTTTTTCCAGCTCATCTTTGGCCACATACACCCAGCGGCTATCGCCTTTTTCCGACTCATTAACTGACATATTGCTTTGCAGCAACACCAGCTTTAACAAGCCACGGGCGTTGCCTACTGAATAAGTTCTGGCTGTTGAAAGGTCAAACTGATACGCCTCTGTCTTTCTCAGCAGCTTATTCGACGCTTCCATTTCAAGGTGGATGCTGAACTCAAGTTCCAGCTCATCCTGAATCCGTTCCAATGCTTCTTTGCAGCCAGCAATCTGGCGGTGAATAACATGCTGGTCGAAAGCGTGATTAACAGCGAAATCGCGAATCACCTCATTGACCACTTCACGTGATTCAGGGCTATGCCATAAGCAGTCTTTTAGTAACAGAAGATCAAGAGGATTAATGGTATCGCGGCCATTAAAATAGGCACTCGCTTTCAGCAGTTTTACTGCTTTTTTCCAGCGACGGTCTGATACATACAAACCATGCTTGGTGTCATTCAGGCCAGAGCTCTCTGCTTTTTCTTCCAGCATGGTTTTCAGCTCGTAGAGCTTTTCAAAGCAGGTATCATTCAGTTCCAGCTTGTCCAGCTCTGTCTGCCAGAGATGATACTCTTCATCGGTTATTGCCAGCCCTTCAGGGATCTGAGCTTCCTGAATAGTCCCCACCGTCAGCATCGACTTAAAGTTCTGCTTGTTCTGAATACGGTCAACAAAAAGACGCACCAACATACGGTCATAAAGGGCTTCCAGTCCGCTGTCTTCGTCCGGCAGTTCATTTGATGCCGAAACTAACAAACGCATAGGTACCGGCTCTACATCGCTGCCGTTCTTGAAAATCTTCTCGTTCACGACCGTTAGCAGGGTATTCAGAATCGCCGGGCCGGCTTTCCAGATCTCATCCAGAAATACCACCTGCGCTTTTGGCAGGTAACCATCAGTCAGGCGTACATAACGGCCGTTATCTTTCAGCTCCTGAATACTTAGCGGGCCAAACACCTCTTCCGGAGTGGAAAAGCGGGTCATCAGATATTCAAAGTAACTGCTGTTATCAAAGGCCTGAATCAGGCGTTTGGCAATCAGGCTTTTTGCAATACCCGGGGGGCCTAATAAAAATACGCTCTCTCCGGCCAGTGCTGCTAACAAGCAGAGTTTAATGGTGTTTTCTCTTTCATATACACCATCAGAAAGGGCGTGAGCCAGTTTATTTATTCGTTCTGAAAGTAAGGCTTTTTGCGCATGGGAGGCTTGGGGAGCGAACATAAAAATTCCGTAATAGTTACTTTGACCAATCGGTAAATTATCGTTATAAGGCGTTGCAATTGTTATGAATTTGTTATCAACATCCAAGTATCAACGAATTGAATATAAAGTCCATGATTCATTAGGAAATAGTGTTAGATTGAACAATTTATCTGCAACAATTGTGTGTTTCGTCACCCTATGTTGTTTTACCGGTTTTCTTTTAAGTGACCTTGAAATAAGAGCCAGATGATATCAACATTTACTAAGCCATGGTTTTGTAACTTATCTATATTACTGAAATCTTATTTTCCTCTTTTCTATATGCACAAGGGGTTTCTCATGAAGAAAACCATCCACAGCTGGAAAAAACTCTCTCTGATTGAAGAGGACATTACCCTTCCCAACAAGCTGTCAGTTACCCATACTACTTTGCATCACCCCGGAGCCGTTATCATTCTGCCTGTTCTGGAGAACGGAGATATTCTGATGTTAAAGCAGTACCGCCCTTCCATTAAAGAGTGGATTACCGAACTGCCTGCCGGCACGCTGGAGCCGCACGAACTGCCGATTATGGCAGCCATGCGTGAGCTGGAAGAAGAGACCGGCTATAGCGCCCAAACCCTGATTCCGTTAGGTCAGCTACTTCCGGCGGCTGGCTTCTGCGATGAAATTCAGCATATGTTTCTCGGCAGAGAGCTGACAAAAACCGACGCACTTGAATGTGACGAAGATGAAGTGATTGAAGTTTTATCTTATTCGGTTGATTCTCTTGAGAAAATGGTGATAAATGGAGAGATAACAGATTCTAAGACGCTGGCCTGTTTGTATAAGGCTAAGCTAATCGGGTTGATATAGCGCCCGTAAACTTAAGTAACCCGTGCTCAGATTAAATAAAAG
This is a stretch of genomic DNA from Vibrio sp. SCSIO 43137. It encodes these proteins:
- a CDS encoding helix-turn-helix domain-containing protein, with amino-acid sequence MSTSYHYKECGLQNVYLKNGYQLEVIDDEEYFSVDDVHGLHNAIAIQLAEKPTALTGAEFKYLRVHFNHSRRVLGERLGVDQQTIGRWEKEETAIPKTVDVTMRLLLLESLNKDSNISELLVNLAENEASELMSEIILEEVDHHWLKAV
- the viaA gene encoding ATPase RavA stimulator ViaA, encoding MLGADGLNLALMVAESGIIDSAVNDLIGRSQVLMLPENRALKVSVKGHINKWRGSVKRRITRVCETEQFQKELNLYQKVIHWDEETFFEQIGDIVNQLEHSPFKSRAKKLLARNKGIHNPVFPHYFCEQWYKSLSNSIKQAEIAALESDKEKFLADLYQRIETMKSMDKVTEAGEAGSIGRLWDMAAAKLSKGDVKTIKRYAEFLKKNQQLQEIAEKLGRMASEVSDPSLQINPADDLKMVEEKSDEATDDIVGIHASDDLNRMLPNEAMFLAYPELEVVFYKHLVDKRLMNYKMQGKSRKLRKVKSQKPDNRQADIEKGPFILCVDASGSMSGFPEQCAKAMAYALMQIALAEERDCYVILFSTEQITYELTRQDGLREASDFLSYQFHGGTDLDPVLIKSVELMSEGKYRNADMVVLSDFIAPKQPEAILEQVQSLQKGHNRFHAISLSKYGNPQLMAMFDHCWSYHPNLMGRLIKKW
- a CDS encoding ATPase RavA domain-containing protein, which gives rise to MFAPQASHAQKALLSERINKLAHALSDGVYERENTIKLCLLAALAGESVFLLGPPGIAKSLIAKRLIQAFDNSSYFEYLMTRFSTPEEVFGPLSIQELKDNGRYVRLTDGYLPKAQVVFLDEIWKAGPAILNTLLTVVNEKIFKNGSDVEPVPMRLLVSASNELPDEDSGLEALYDRMLVRLFVDRIQNKQNFKSMLTVGTIQEAQIPEGLAITDEEYHLWQTELDKLELNDTCFEKLYELKTMLEEKAESSGLNDTKHGLYVSDRRWKKAVKLLKASAYFNGRDTINPLDLLLLKDCLWHSPESREVVNEVIRDFAVNHAFDQHVIHRQIAGCKEALERIQDELELEFSIHLEMEASNKLLRKTEAYQFDLSTARTYSVGNARGLLKLVLLQSNMSVNESEKGDSRWVYVAKDELEKVIKEGGGDAYGYVNQNSSMCRIRFDLNASNNLVVKDIANRSVLAGLVTRQGLSDKQYEEWNSKAKEAFALLTQAEYSLRKVRSDFTGALPHAFIDTDIPTKMESSLQSLIEQLEEMKESSEKTIQRIKNLNQFFA
- a CDS encoding NUDIX hydrolase, coding for MKKTIHSWKKLSLIEEDITLPNKLSVTHTTLHHPGAVIILPVLENGDILMLKQYRPSIKEWITELPAGTLEPHELPIMAAMRELEEETGYSAQTLIPLGQLLPAAGFCDEIQHMFLGRELTKTDALECDEDEVIEVLSYSVDSLEKMVINGEITDSKTLACLYKAKLIGLI